A window of Xiphophorus hellerii strain 12219 chromosome 19, Xiphophorus_hellerii-4.1, whole genome shotgun sequence contains these coding sequences:
- the LOC116708553 gene encoding glutathione-specific gamma-glutamylcyclotransferase 1-like encodes MKLIDMAHEKNSLWIFGYGSLVWKPDFAYKRRKVGYIKGYKRRFWHGDDFHRGDKEKPGRVATLVEDEEACTWGVAYEVPESHMEESLQYLNVREVMMGGYITEIVEFVPKEKSHTPLLALVYIATSDNPIYLGPASDVEIAAQISISSGKTGHNIEYLLRLAEFMRLCCPEVEDEHLFSIEAALLKIFPHGEITLSAQKAL; translated from the exons ATGAAACTTATAGACATGGCACATGAAAAAAACAGTCTTTGGATCTTTGGCTACGGATCTTTAGTTTGGAAGCCGGATTTTGCTTATAAAAGACGGAAAGTTGGTTACATTAAAGGATACAAGAGACGGTTCTGGCATGGGGATGATTTCCATCGAGGGGATAAAGAGAAG CCAGGCAGAGTTGCCACACTAGTAGAAGATGAGGAG GCCTGCACATGGGGCGTTGCCTACGAAGTACCAGAGTCCCACATGGAGGAGTCCCTTCAGTACCTCAACGTCAGGGAGGTTATGATGGGAGGATACATAACAGAAATTGTGGAATTTGTTCCTAAAGAGAAGAGCCACACTCCTCTGCTGGCTCTGGTCTACATCGCCACATCGGACAACCCCATTTACCTTGGTCCAGCCTCAGATGTGGAGATTGCAGCCCAAATTTCAATTTCCAGTGGAAAAACGGGCCACAATATCGAATATCTGCTCCGGCTGGCAGAGTTTATGAGGCTGTGCTGTCCGGAGGTGGAGGACGAGCACCTTTTCTCCATCGAGGCAGCTCTTTTAAAGATCTTCCCACATGGAGAGATTACACTCTCAGCTCAAAAAGCTCTCTAA
- the LOC116709542 gene encoding delta-like protein 4 gives MADWFTSITAIVMMLFTQVLGSSVFEIDLHHFQNTKALLANGRSCSTDGCRTYFRVCLKNFQKEVSPGRCIFGRASTPVLGTDSFSIQPDATVRLPLNFTWPGAFSLVIEAWYSPAAEQPGDSSNPESLISSFATQSQLGIGPEWSQVELTGMGTKTELRYSYRIVCKENYYGTTCSRICAPRDDRFGHYTCTPDGQIDCLPGWKGEYCDKPICLEGCNESNGTCQIPGECICREGWQGLFCDVCKLHPSCKHGTCEEPYQCTCKEGWGGIFCDQDLNYCTNHKPCANGATCMNTGEGYYTCACLPGFAGENCDLEVMECDSKPCHNGGRCVDSETGYSCTCPNGFEGPHCEHRILTCADRPCFQGGKCKEQDNGRSYICECPAGYTGLNCEKKVDKCTSLQCANGGHCVVQGNLRVCSCRSGFSGLRCEINIDECARNPCSNGSTCVDRINDYTCICPPGYMGRRCDRPMNRCASMPCLNGGTCTYGPTGKPTCLCAAHYSGSQCQNSNQRSANTSSPNTSLEPSEKLNLVAVGLGVGLVTVLLLLCMTVFIVRNRKKQRDKELDSKTMNNLSRMDFQKENLISSVELKNTNKKIGLEVDCPSEKSNHKYINSYQLDYKSPMRYKDELSLLGKDENCEKTLEERKHLSRMYSDLSDCRISTICSSKESVYQSVFVIGEERQECIIATEV, from the exons ATGGCCGATTGGTTCACCTCTATCACCGCAATAGTTATGATGTTATTTACtcag GTTTTGGGATCAAGCGTGTTCGAGATAGATCTTCACCACTTTCAAAATACAAAAGCTTTGCTGGCAAACGGACGCAGCTGCAGCACGGATGGCTGCAGGACTTATTTCAGGGTTTGTCTGAAGAACTTCCAGAAGGAGGTGTCTCCTGGAAGGTGCATATTCGGCAGAGCGAGCACACCTGTCTTGGGGACCGACTCCTTCAGCATCCAACCGGACGCGACCGTGAGGCTGCCGCTCAACTTCACCTGGCCG GGTGCTTTCTCTTTGGTTATTGAAGCTTGGTATTCTCCTGCAGCGGAGCAGCCCGGAG ATTCCAGCAACCCTGAATCATTGATCAGCTCCTTTGCCACCCAAAGCCAGCTGGGAATAGGGCCTGAGTGGTCCCAGGTTGAACTGACGGGGATGGGGACGAAGACGGAGCTAAGGTACTCATATCGAATCGTCTGCAAAGAAAATTACTACGGGACCACCTGCTCAAGAATATGCGCTCCAAGAGACGACCGTTTTGGCCACTACACCTGCACACCTGATGGTCAAATAGACTGTCTGCCGGGATGGAAGGGAGAATACTGCGATAAAC CCATCTGCCTTGAAGGCTGCAATGAAAGCAACGGGACCTGTCAAATACCAGGAGAGTGCAT ATGCAGAGAGGGCTGGCAGGGACTGTTTTGTGATGTGTGTAAACTTCATCCGTCCTGTAAACACGGTACCTGCGAGGAGCCGTATCAGTGCACCTGCAAAGAGGGCTGGGGCGGCATCTTCTGTGACCAAG atCTGAACTACTGCACCAATCACAAACCCTGTGCCAATGGGGCCACGTGCATGAACACTGGCGAGGGTTACTACACCTGCGCCTGCCTGCCCGGCTTCGCTGGGGAGAACTGTGACTTAGAGGTCATGGAGTGTGACAGCAAGCCCTGCCACAACGGAGGCCGCTGCGTG GACTCAGAGACAGGCTACTCATGCACATGCCCAAACGGGTTTGAAGGGCCACACTGTGAACACCGGATACTGACTTGTGCAGACAGGCCTTGCTTCCAGGGTGGCAAGTGCAAAGAGCAGGACAATGGGAGAAGTTACATATGCGAGTGTCCAGCTGGATACACTGGACTCAACTGTGAGAAGAAAGTGGATAAATGTACATCGCTGCAATGCGCCAACG GTGGACATTGTGTGGTTCAAGGTAACCTCAGAGTGTGCAGCTGTCGCTCAGGTTTCTCTGGGCTGCGTTGTGAGATCAACATCGATGAATGTGCCAGGAATCCATGCTCTAACGGCTCCACCTGTGTAGACCGCATCAATGACTACACCTGCATCTGCCCTCCGGGGTACATGGGCCGCCGCTGTGACAGGCCCATGAACCGCTGCGCCTCTATGCCCTGCCTCAACGGTGGGACCTGCACCTATGGACCCACAGGCAAGCCCACCTGCCTCTGCGCTGCCCACTACAGCGGTTCCCAGTGTCAGAACAGCAACCAGCGCTCAGCAAACACCTCCAGTCCCAACACCAGTTTAGAGCCCAGCGAAAAGCTGAACTTGGTTGCCGTCGGCTTGGGTGTTGGTCTGGTTACtgttctgctgcttctctgcaTGACAGTGTTTATAGTACGCAACAGAAAAAAGCAGAGGGACAAGGAGCTCGACTCTAAGACGATGAACAACCTCTCCAGGATGGACTTTCAGAAGGAGAACCTCATCTCCTCTGTTGAACtaaagaacacaaacaaaaagatcGGTCTGGAGGTGGATTGTCCCTCAGAAAAGTCTAACCATAAGTACATCAACAGCTATCAGCTGGACTACAAATCCCCCATGAGGTACAAGGATGAACTGTCACTCCTGGGCAAAGATGAAAACTGTGAAAAGACattagaagaaagaaaacatttgagtaGAATGTACAG TGACCTGTCAGACTGTAGAATATCAACAATATGCTCCTCTAAAGAGTCAGTCTATCAGTCTGTCTTTGTAATAGGAGAAGAGAGGCAAGAATGCATCATTGCAACTGAG GTATAA